In one Myxocyprinus asiaticus isolate MX2 ecotype Aquarium Trade chromosome 29, UBuf_Myxa_2, whole genome shotgun sequence genomic region, the following are encoded:
- the LOC127419694 gene encoding transcription factor HES-4-B-like, translating to MPADIMEKQTASPIAGAPASGSHTPDKPKNASEHRKSSKPIMEKRRRARINESLGQLKTLILDALKKDSSRHSKLEKADILEMTVKHLRNLQRVQMTAAMSADTNVLSKYRAGFNECMNEVTRFLSTCEGVNMEVRSRLLNHLSGCLGQMIAMNYPQPAPAQQAHLAQPLHVQLPSTLPINSAAMGSKLSPSEAVSPKVFGGFQLVPATDGQFAFLIPNPAFASATTPVIPLYANSSVPVTVNASPLQASSAPTVASPVQGMTSFVGVSQAVSPIGVSAGVEGNEPVWRPW from the exons ATGCCAGCCGATATTATGGAGAAGCAGACCGCATCCCCTATTGCTGGTGCCCCTGCCAGTGGATCCCACACTCCGGACAAACCAAAGAATGCCAGCGAGCATAGAAAG TCTTCAAAGCCAATCATGGAGAAACGCCGCAGAGCGAGAATCAACGAAAGCCTCGGCCAGCTGAAGACCCTGATTCTTGATGCTCTTAAAAAAGAT AGCTCCAGACACTCCAAATTGGAGAAAGCTGATATTCTTGAGATGACAGTCAAGCACTTGCGTAATCTGCAGCGTGTTCAGATGACTG CAGCCATGTCAGCTGACACAAACGTCCTGAGCAAGTATCGGGCGGGCTTCAACGAGTGCATGAACGAGGTGACGCGATTTCTCTCTACCTGTGAGGGGGTGAATATGGAGGTTAGGTCACGGCTTCTCAACCACCTGTCCGGTTGTTTGGGACAGATGATCGCCATGAACTACCCACAACCTGCCCCGGCTCAACAggcacatttggctcaacctctTCACGTGCAGCTTCCTTCTACCTTGCCCATCAACAGCGCCGCAATGGGCTCCAAACTCAGTCCTTCAGAAGCAGTCTCACCTAAAGTTTTCGGAGGATTCCAGCTGGTGCCAGCCACTGATGGACAGTTTGCTTTTCTAATCCCCAACCCAGCTTTCGCTTCTGCAACAACCCCAGTCATTCCCCTCTACGCAAATTCAAGCGTTCCCGTTACTGTCAATGCCAGTCCCCTCCAGGCCAGCTCAGCACCCACGGTGGCATCTCCTGTCCAAGGAATGACATCCTTCGTGGGCGTTTCGCAGGCCGTCAGTCCCATTGGTGTTAGTGCCGGTGTAGAAGGCAATGAACCAGTGTGGCGACCCTGGTAG